Proteins from a genomic interval of Paenibacillus sp. RC334:
- a CDS encoding FHA domain-containing protein gives MSLTRCPNGHMFSTRKHGNTCPYCNTVVNVAAPKSVEPTAKTNGAGDDDRTMPYLGETVGIHPVTGWLVCIEGAQVGQDYRIMAEKNFIGRAEEMHVRIIGDNTISRRNHAVIVYDPKKRNFYLLPGDSSGLAYHNNEAVYSPAELAAYDVIQLGHSKFIFIPLCGAHFEWDNEN, from the coding sequence ATGAGTTTGACAAGATGCCCGAACGGACACATGTTCAGTACACGAAAGCATGGAAATACGTGTCCTTATTGTAATACGGTGGTAAATGTAGCCGCACCCAAAAGTGTTGAACCAACGGCAAAAACCAACGGTGCGGGAGACGATGACAGAACGATGCCGTATTTGGGCGAGACTGTGGGGATTCACCCGGTAACCGGGTGGCTGGTATGCATCGAAGGAGCGCAGGTGGGTCAGGACTACCGCATTATGGCCGAGAAAAACTTTATTGGACGCGCCGAGGAAATGCATGTCCGTATTATTGGGGACAACACGATTTCCCGCAGAAATCATGCGGTCATTGTGTATGATCCGAAGAAGCGTAATTTCTACTTGCTGCCGGGGGATTCGTCAGGCTTGGCGTATCACAATAACGAGGCAGTATATTCACCAGCAGAGCTGGCTGCTTATGACGTGATTCAGCTGGGACATAGCAAATTTATCTTTATCCCGCTGTGCGGTGCCCATTTTGAGTGGGACAACGAAAACTAG
- a CDS encoding membrane-associated protease 1 has product MGFRLKVEGQETIELGLDNIQTVIYDTDTPDDSNARSTDVGSTLRISGKIITAVDGDSADDTLKLALWSLVPAEKADSYRKVTLEVIAADQVVRKIHFPNAFVVDYNEHFGDTEGVGAFTLFIKQKKDKTELATIDGGYPV; this is encoded by the coding sequence ATGGGATTCAGACTGAAAGTTGAAGGACAAGAAACAATCGAGCTGGGCTTGGATAACATCCAAACGGTTATTTATGACACCGATACACCGGACGACTCCAATGCACGTTCCACTGACGTAGGCTCCACGCTGCGCATCAGCGGTAAAATTATCACAGCCGTAGACGGCGACAGCGCGGATGACACGCTGAAACTGGCTTTGTGGTCCCTGGTTCCTGCTGAAAAAGCAGACAGCTACCGTAAAGTAACACTGGAAGTTATCGCAGCTGACCAAGTTGTGCGTAAAATCCACTTCCCGAATGCATTCGTTGTAGACTACAACGAGCACTTTGGCGACACAGAAGGTGTAGGTGCGTTTACACTCTTCATCAAACAAAAGAAAGACAAAACCGAGCTGGCTACCATCGACGGCGGATATCCGGTTTAA
- a CDS encoding LytTR family DNA-binding domain-containing protein — translation MKAIIVEDEIPAREELEYLIQTHSHIEVTDSFEDGLDVFRFLQDHETDAIFLDINIPSVDGMLLAQNISKFAKKPYIIFTTAYKEHAAQAFELEAFDYILKPYDEKRIAAMLRKLENAYEQRNVQVQENAQPAQPRPAETSIVSAPGRINLLKNDKIIVTDANDIYYACAQEKVTLVFTRHEEYTMPMSISEFHARLPQQDFFRCHRSYTVNLSQIREIVPWFNHTYLLRLRGLDAEIPVSRSKAKEFRQIMRL, via the coding sequence ATGAAGGCCATCATTGTAGAAGATGAAATTCCGGCGCGTGAAGAGCTGGAGTATCTTATTCAGACCCACAGCCATATTGAAGTGACGGACAGCTTTGAGGACGGGCTGGACGTGTTCCGTTTTTTGCAGGACCATGAGACGGATGCTATTTTTCTCGATATTAACATTCCTTCGGTGGACGGGATGCTGCTGGCGCAGAACATTAGCAAATTTGCCAAAAAGCCTTATATTATTTTTACGACCGCCTACAAAGAGCATGCCGCGCAGGCTTTCGAACTGGAGGCATTTGATTACATCCTCAAGCCGTATGATGAAAAGCGGATCGCCGCCATGCTGCGCAAGCTGGAAAATGCTTATGAGCAGCGAAACGTTCAGGTACAGGAGAATGCCCAGCCTGCGCAGCCCCGACCTGCTGAAACCAGCATCGTTAGCGCCCCGGGCCGTATCAATCTGCTGAAAAACGACAAAATCATCGTAACGGATGCCAACGATATTTATTATGCGTGCGCACAGGAAAAGGTCACCCTTGTCTTTACTAGACATGAGGAATATACGATGCCGATGAGCATCTCGGAATTTCATGCCCGACTGCCGCAGCAGGACTTTTTCCGCTGTCACCGATCCTACACGGTTAATCTGTCGCAGATCCGTGAAATTGTACCTTGGTTCAATCATACGTATCTCCTGCGCTTGCGGGGTCTGGACGCGGAGATTCCGGTAAGCCGCAGCAAGGCCAAGGAATTTCGGCAAATTATGCGGCTATAA
- a CDS encoding VWA domain-containing protein — translation MFRMRKLGIISFMTFVLFFQIGSNGVIGTVNQANAVSLGTVPVEGYDAVFVLDTSYSMRDTDPEGIAAEVINMFMDLSDADRTRVGFVAYNHHVVASKSLTSIAVAAQKSQIQQEIRTLNRSGYTDLGLGLRKGSELLSAGASKGRQPFMILLSDGETDFGASSGSRSKGDSSNDVSSVIKSAQTKGYPVYTIGLNHDGTVNRQELERIASQTGGASFITSSAEDLPEILNRIFASQIRSKLVPVAAITTTGEMQELTVDIPDSSMEEANLVLLSEHPLQETQLYSNSENVRRYKSSRYAILKIEHPQAGKVKLKLRGIRGDLVKINLLGSYRLEAEATMTGIKETQATGNKPVQLLKGQAIPFKAQLLLPDGQRLTDEAIYKSLQAHIMVTPVKGGTSKKVPMTYKLGFFQAEYAFPLTGDYTWQLSLDSPQWYRKGAVHTVHAANAAPQALKDLTIRLVKEDGDARRSLSEFFADPNHDKLTYKLDSGASGDAANAEINDTDLLLSGLHTGDSELKITATDSEGASSSATLTVSVQSRYTAIKWTVAVSIVVAALLYWFLRPKPQFAGRIEGYFLATASGQEIPVKSWPLTSFPGRRVSLQELFRTLDVHEPLPEAERIIFSAGKKGTLVAKHDTRCALQHGKVRITRNKKAVLEYSDKLYITFEDGVTEIELRYKAIKPNTSVYTDHIQAPTG, via the coding sequence ATGTTCAGAATGAGGAAATTGGGAATCATTTCTTTTATGACTTTTGTACTATTTTTTCAAATTGGCTCAAACGGGGTCATTGGGACTGTAAATCAGGCCAATGCCGTATCTTTGGGAACTGTTCCGGTCGAGGGTTATGATGCCGTTTTTGTATTGGATACCAGCTATTCCATGAGGGATACCGATCCCGAGGGCATTGCGGCCGAAGTTATCAATATGTTTATGGATTTGAGTGATGCAGACCGTACACGCGTCGGATTCGTCGCTTACAACCATCATGTAGTCGCCTCGAAGTCGCTGACTTCTATTGCGGTAGCAGCGCAAAAATCACAAATTCAGCAGGAAATCAGAACGCTAAACCGTTCCGGTTATACAGATTTGGGACTTGGATTGCGTAAAGGCTCGGAACTGCTTTCCGCAGGGGCTTCTAAAGGACGTCAGCCTTTTATGATCCTGTTATCAGATGGAGAGACTGATTTTGGAGCCTCTTCCGGTTCCCGATCCAAAGGAGACTCAAGTAATGACGTGTCCTCCGTTATTAAATCTGCACAGACTAAAGGATACCCGGTGTATACGATTGGTCTGAATCATGACGGGACGGTGAACCGTCAGGAACTGGAGCGAATCGCTTCGCAAACGGGGGGAGCTTCTTTTATAACGAGCAGCGCCGAGGATCTGCCAGAAATATTAAACCGTATTTTCGCCAGCCAAATTCGTTCCAAGCTCGTTCCAGTCGCGGCGATTACAACCACTGGCGAAATGCAGGAATTAACCGTGGATATACCGGACTCTAGTATGGAAGAAGCCAATCTGGTACTTTTGTCGGAGCATCCTCTTCAGGAAACACAGCTCTATTCCAATTCAGAAAATGTCCGCAGGTACAAATCGAGCCGATATGCAATTTTAAAAATTGAGCATCCACAGGCAGGCAAAGTAAAGCTGAAACTGAGGGGCATTCGCGGAGATTTGGTCAAAATCAATTTGCTTGGCAGCTATCGACTGGAAGCCGAGGCCACCATGACAGGAATTAAGGAAACACAAGCCACTGGAAACAAACCCGTGCAGCTACTTAAAGGACAAGCCATACCGTTCAAAGCTCAGTTGTTGCTGCCGGATGGTCAAAGGCTTACAGACGAAGCCATATATAAATCACTTCAAGCCCATATCATGGTTACACCCGTAAAGGGTGGTACAAGCAAAAAGGTACCTATGACCTACAAGTTGGGATTCTTTCAGGCCGAATACGCGTTCCCTCTAACGGGAGATTATACGTGGCAGCTGTCTTTGGACAGTCCGCAATGGTATCGCAAGGGAGCAGTCCATACCGTCCATGCAGCGAATGCTGCACCGCAGGCTTTAAAGGACCTGACGATTCGTCTGGTGAAGGAAGACGGGGATGCCCGCCGGAGTTTAAGCGAATTTTTTGCTGATCCTAATCATGACAAGCTCACCTATAAGCTGGATTCAGGAGCCTCCGGGGATGCGGCGAATGCTGAGATTAACGACACAGATCTGCTGTTATCCGGGCTTCACACGGGCGACTCCGAGCTGAAAATTACCGCTACCGATTCGGAAGGAGCATCCAGTAGCGCTACGCTGACCGTTTCCGTACAGTCCCGGTATACAGCCATCAAATGGACGGTAGCTGTCAGTATCGTAGTGGCGGCACTTCTGTACTGGTTCTTGCGGCCAAAACCGCAGTTTGCAGGAAGAATCGAAGGATATTTCCTCGCGACGGCAAGTGGACAGGAAATTCCGGTAAAATCCTGGCCGCTCACCTCCTTTCCGGGCCGGAGGGTTAGCTTACAGGAGTTGTTCCGTACGCTTGACGTTCACGAACCTCTGCCAGAAGCGGAGCGGATCATCTTTTCCGCGGGTAAAAAAGGGACTCTTGTAGCCAAACATGATACACGCTGCGCCTTGCAGCACGGGAAAGTCAGAATTACCCGCAATAAAAAGGCCGTGCTGGAGTACAGCGACAAGCTGTACATTACGTTCGAGGACGGTGTTACTGAAATCGAGCTGCGGTACAAGGCGATCAAGCCCAATACCTCCGTGTACACCGATCATATTCAAGCCCCAACAGGATAA
- a CDS encoding FHA domain-containing protein, which translates to MKTAQNRWVFIIDVAMFGLMLAIAYYMFSRTGYSGLKTVVVIGIGIGVLVYILRNLVSVERVAKPKTQRNRIAKLILMDEEGESIKEWYIEGETSLLIGKTTGRSEADIDLAGTDYASLVSVEHAVLNRVNSDWFVEDVDSGNGTGLRPANESVTKKLESGEPYRIYSGDLLYIANTRLLVK; encoded by the coding sequence GTGAAAACGGCGCAGAACAGATGGGTTTTCATCATAGATGTTGCCATGTTCGGGCTGATGCTGGCGATCGCCTATTATATGTTTAGTCGTACAGGCTATAGCGGTTTGAAAACCGTGGTCGTGATAGGTATCGGAATCGGCGTGCTTGTATACATATTGCGTAATCTGGTGTCAGTTGAACGTGTAGCGAAGCCAAAGACACAGCGCAATCGGATTGCCAAGCTGATACTGATGGATGAAGAGGGTGAGTCCATTAAAGAATGGTATATCGAAGGCGAAACTTCGCTCCTGATCGGCAAAACAACGGGTCGCTCCGAGGCGGATATTGATTTGGCAGGCACAGATTATGCATCTCTTGTAAGCGTGGAACATGCAGTCCTCAATCGGGTGAACAGTGACTGGTTTGTGGAGGATGTGGATTCTGGCAATGGTACGGGGTTGCGACCTGCGAACGAAAGTGTAACCAAGAAGCTGGAAAGCGGTGAGCCGTACCGGATTTACTCAGGTGATTTATTATATATTGCCAATACGAGGCTGCTCGTTAAATAG
- a CDS encoding DnaJ domain-containing protein, translating into MTNYYELLGVSRDASETEIKQAYRKLAKKYHPDTNQGSEEATRKFKLIHEAYNTLRDEALRQAYDAELIRKTEGAGGPQQDRGRGSASSSGARTAAKGFNPADIGTDFEQFFGFHPKTKEGSPGKKTKKSGDPTDTSAMFNQFFGIRKK; encoded by the coding sequence ATGACCAATTATTATGAGCTGCTCGGTGTCAGCCGGGATGCTTCGGAGACAGAGATTAAGCAGGCTTACCGCAAACTGGCCAAAAAGTATCATCCTGATACCAACCAGGGAAGCGAGGAAGCAACGCGCAAGTTCAAGCTGATTCACGAGGCTTACAATACCTTGCGTGACGAAGCATTGCGGCAGGCATACGATGCCGAGCTCATCCGAAAAACAGAGGGAGCTGGCGGACCGCAACAAGATAGAGGAAGAGGGTCAGCATCTTCCAGCGGTGCTCGCACCGCAGCCAAAGGGTTTAATCCGGCTGATATAGGAACTGATTTTGAGCAATTTTTCGGTTTTCATCCGAAAACGAAGGAAGGCTCACCGGGGAAAAAAACGAAAAAATCCGGTGATCCGACGGATACCTCGGCGATGTTTAATCAGTTTTTCGGTATTCGTAAAAAGTGA
- a CDS encoding OFA family MFS transporter, producing MKTNSGNRWLVVLGTIIVQMGLGTIYTWSLFNQPLVDRFGWNLSSVAITFSITSFALAFATLFAGKLQDKWGLRRLILCAGVVLGAGLMLSSQVTSLSLLYILAGIVVGFADGTAYITSLSNLIKWFPEKKGLISGISVGAYGTGSLIFKYINGSLIQSVGVSQAFLYWGMIVLIMIVGGSFLVREAAVVNKPSVQNGVVQRDYTVKEMLRTKQAYLLFVMFFTACMSGLYLIGVVKDIGVRMAGLDVATAANAVAMVAIFNTAGRIILGALSDKVGRLKVVAGALLTTAVAVAVLSLVPLNYGLFFACVAGIAFCFGGNITVFPAIVADFFGLKNQSKNYGIVYQGFGLGALAGSFIAALLGGFIPTFTTIAVLCVVSFLIALTIRTPDQGNLRSQRKKDTNSMRSMKPETKLG from the coding sequence ATGAAAACAAACAGCGGAAACCGTTGGCTGGTCGTGCTTGGAACGATCATCGTCCAAATGGGATTAGGAACGATTTACACATGGAGTTTATTTAATCAACCGCTGGTGGACCGCTTTGGCTGGAATCTCAGCTCGGTCGCCATTACATTTTCGATTACCAGCTTTGCGCTGGCATTTGCTACGTTATTCGCAGGCAAGCTACAGGATAAATGGGGACTACGTCGTCTGATTTTGTGTGCGGGCGTCGTGTTGGGCGCTGGACTCATGCTCAGCTCACAGGTAACTTCCCTGTCCCTGTTGTACATTTTGGCGGGTATTGTTGTAGGATTTGCGGATGGTACGGCTTATATTACATCACTGTCGAATCTGATTAAATGGTTTCCTGAGAAAAAAGGACTCATTTCCGGTATCTCGGTTGGGGCATACGGAACAGGCAGTCTTATATTCAAGTATATTAACGGTTCGCTGATTCAGTCCGTTGGCGTATCGCAGGCGTTTCTGTATTGGGGAATGATCGTGCTAATCATGATTGTGGGTGGTTCTTTCCTGGTGAGAGAAGCTGCAGTCGTGAACAAGCCTTCGGTACAAAATGGAGTTGTGCAGCGTGACTACACTGTTAAAGAAATGCTGCGCACCAAGCAGGCGTATCTGCTATTCGTCATGTTCTTCACAGCTTGTATGAGTGGCTTGTATCTGATTGGAGTTGTAAAGGATATCGGCGTACGGATGGCGGGGCTGGATGTAGCTACAGCCGCTAATGCGGTTGCTATGGTCGCTATTTTCAACACGGCGGGTCGGATCATATTAGGTGCGCTGTCGGATAAAGTTGGTCGTCTGAAAGTAGTAGCGGGTGCGCTGCTAACAACAGCGGTCGCAGTTGCAGTGCTGAGTCTGGTGCCGCTGAATTACGGTTTGTTCTTTGCCTGTGTAGCAGGGATTGCCTTCTGCTTCGGTGGTAACATTACAGTCTTTCCTGCCATCGTAGCTGACTTCTTCGGTCTGAAGAACCAAAGCAAAAACTACGGTATCGTGTATCAGGGCTTTGGCCTTGGTGCGCTGGCGGGATCCTTTATCGCAGCCTTACTCGGCGGATTCATCCCGACCTTTACCACGATTGCTGTGCTGTGTGTCGTATCGTTCCTGATTGCGCTTACCATCCGGACCCCGGATCAAGGCAATCTGCGCAGCCAACGAAAGAAAGATACCAACAGCATGCGCAGCATGAAGCCTGAAACGAAGCTGGGTTAA
- a CDS encoding transcriptional regulator encodes MEIIYQTNRTMLFEEINPEKLDLITIVGDVKGIDSLSDEKIKEINQHLLVRSFDEFLDKFSPTVYSFFNAANQKVVYTLKKPEGIDEDSISEIRVNQSNDFLKMLFTLIDTKRSQGITNVDFKFENLLDMISPKKVMDDIRQVRKEIHYMYGEYDKLDDGDPKKLDMGDKLNGMFEEASQNYNNVMAMLPLAIEDIKTRLLLGGAQEENSGELIQVGMLSIGESGELKIIEAPKSDSTELMLLDENSTGDLSQVFEEDYNSITDTPSDYVKDLVVRTFVPLPAVQTKVDTAVEVQNYNTYLEFYKNAKDDFVKAVKPLVEKILGVKMFFDQYATKSKGMLPTMLVANNKLDMLVKSSNIPRLETYLNTVNAKNEFSDTIWFGIVPSVELEAAGKVKVSRERFKGNEKVVKQGGNSMESLSMLLQVVKDYKIQMFFNFESGEETTFNSMATAGIDKYVDKCASLVRREYSEFAIPCVPNFTIIPKDKSGVIIDSKMLQTESGVELSKEKEDILKLWIEGVYVGAAYVAAGLVASYQCPEYLRETFKTVNKNFPGVRFDIEAGDNSLRTVTTMAKEITGFTNTIKDAINRKNFGFVFSSENAQIQDKDIRRITVYKARSMAMSEDGFDSIYKTLVSTYIERILRYQTGDFKHENIVRFFSNNPSSQKSKWLGSRGSVNSIIQDGDDMSFIIDEKSNMCHIDLVFNGNVKNLEVMITKGTSSVKS; translated from the coding sequence ATGGAAATCATTTATCAAACAAACCGGACAATGCTTTTTGAAGAAATCAACCCGGAAAAGCTGGACCTGATCACAATTGTAGGTGATGTGAAGGGCATTGACAGCTTGAGTGATGAGAAAATCAAGGAAATTAACCAGCACCTTCTGGTGCGCAGCTTCGACGAATTTTTGGATAAATTTTCGCCGACTGTGTATTCGTTTTTTAACGCGGCTAATCAAAAAGTGGTCTATACCCTCAAAAAGCCGGAAGGGATTGATGAGGACAGCATTTCTGAAATTCGTGTGAACCAAAGTAATGATTTTCTGAAAATGTTGTTTACGCTCATTGACACCAAGCGTAGTCAAGGAATCACAAACGTAGATTTCAAGTTTGAAAATCTGCTGGACATGATTTCTCCGAAAAAGGTTATGGACGATATTCGCCAAGTCCGCAAAGAAATTCACTATATGTATGGTGAATATGACAAGCTGGATGATGGCGATCCGAAGAAACTCGACATGGGCGACAAGCTGAATGGCATGTTCGAGGAAGCAAGCCAGAACTATAACAACGTTATGGCGATGCTGCCATTGGCGATTGAGGATATCAAAACCCGCCTTTTGCTCGGTGGTGCCCAGGAGGAAAACTCCGGTGAGCTGATCCAGGTGGGTATGCTCTCCATTGGGGAAAGCGGCGAGCTGAAAATCATTGAAGCACCGAAGAGTGACAGCACCGAGCTGATGCTGCTGGATGAGAACAGCACGGGCGATCTGTCACAGGTGTTCGAGGAAGATTACAACTCTATTACGGATACGCCTTCCGACTATGTGAAGGATTTGGTGGTGCGCACGTTTGTGCCGCTGCCAGCTGTTCAGACCAAGGTCGATACAGCAGTTGAAGTTCAGAACTACAACACGTATCTGGAGTTCTATAAAAATGCCAAGGATGATTTCGTAAAGGCGGTTAAGCCGCTTGTGGAAAAAATCCTCGGTGTCAAAATGTTCTTCGATCAATATGCAACGAAGAGTAAAGGTATGTTACCAACCATGCTGGTGGCAAATAACAAGCTGGACATGCTGGTGAAAAGCAGCAATATCCCGCGTCTGGAAACATACCTGAATACCGTGAATGCCAAAAATGAATTCAGCGACACGATCTGGTTCGGTATCGTCCCATCCGTCGAGCTGGAAGCAGCTGGTAAGGTGAAGGTTTCACGTGAACGCTTCAAAGGCAACGAGAAGGTCGTTAAGCAGGGCGGAAATTCTATGGAATCGCTCTCGATGCTGCTGCAAGTCGTGAAGGATTACAAAATTCAAATGTTCTTTAATTTTGAATCCGGTGAAGAAACGACTTTCAACAGTATGGCGACAGCAGGCATCGATAAATATGTCGATAAATGCGCCAGTCTCGTTCGCAGAGAATACAGCGAATTTGCAATTCCTTGCGTACCGAACTTCACGATTATTCCGAAGGACAAATCGGGTGTCATTATCGACAGCAAAATGCTACAGACCGAAAGCGGTGTGGAGCTCTCCAAGGAGAAAGAGGATATTCTCAAGCTGTGGATCGAAGGCGTTTATGTGGGTGCAGCCTATGTTGCCGCTGGTTTGGTCGCTTCTTATCAGTGTCCTGAGTACCTGCGTGAGACATTCAAAACGGTCAACAAAAACTTCCCTGGCGTACGCTTTGACATTGAAGCGGGAGACAACAGTCTGCGCACGGTGACGACGATGGCCAAGGAAATCACCGGGTTCACCAACACGATCAAGGATGCCATCAACCGTAAAAACTTCGGTTTTGTGTTCTCGTCCGAGAATGCTCAGATTCAGGATAAGGATATCCGCCGGATTACCGTCTACAAGGCGAGAAGCATGGCGATGTCTGAGGACGGCTTTGACTCCATCTACAAGACGCTGGTCAGCACGTACATTGAACGTATTTTGCGCTACCAGACAGGAGACTTCAAGCACGAAAATATCGTCCGCTTCTTCAGTAACAATCCGAGCAGCCAAAAGAGCAAGTGGTTGGGCAGCAGAGGATCTGTTAACTCGATCATTCAGGACGGAGACGATATGAGCTTCATTATTGATGAGAAAAGCAATATGTGCCATATCGATCTGGTCTTCAACGGCAATGTGAAGAACCTGGAAGTCATGATTACTAAAGGAACCAGCTCGGTCAAATCATGA
- a CDS encoding serine/threonine-protein kinase translates to MIVDTSGNLLARNTKLRNTYQIRSALSRSELAIVYTARLLDNREKVIVKEFFPNALALRGSDRKMVTCSASMQFKYVEFMHYFLREGQMLKELSHPGIVGYIDHFEENGTAYLVMEYCAGKTLDRVMKEEDAPTSDPAFLYHALLPLIDAMEYIHDKGIIHRDIKPGNIMIGGNGNIKLLDFGSAVHFEGKEHPIFTTAGYSPLEFYSNRSQQGPVSDIYSLAATLYYCRKGSPPPDVPGRLFADQADRIQIENAGLSLLPYVIRRGLEVQANKRCRSLRWFKAALRAEYWIKKGSAQLLRFVNRKRRRFPFLFPKYVILLGLEYDRCTRRYWA, encoded by the coding sequence ATGATCGTGGATACAAGCGGGAATCTGCTTGCCCGCAATACGAAGCTGCGAAATACATACCAAATTCGAAGCGCCTTGTCCCGCAGTGAGCTGGCCATCGTGTATACGGCAAGGCTGTTGGATAATCGTGAAAAGGTCATTGTTAAGGAGTTTTTTCCGAATGCGCTCGCTTTGCGGGGATCGGATCGAAAAATGGTGACCTGCAGTGCATCTATGCAATTCAAATACGTGGAGTTTATGCATTATTTTTTGCGTGAAGGGCAAATGCTCAAGGAATTAAGCCATCCGGGTATTGTCGGTTATATAGATCACTTCGAAGAAAATGGAACCGCTTATCTGGTCATGGAATACTGTGCCGGCAAGACGCTGGACAGGGTGATGAAGGAAGAGGATGCTCCAACATCCGATCCTGCTTTTTTGTACCATGCGCTGCTGCCTTTAATTGATGCCATGGAATACATTCATGATAAAGGCATTATTCATCGGGATATTAAGCCGGGCAACATTATGATCGGGGGGAATGGCAACATCAAGCTGCTTGATTTCGGATCGGCTGTGCATTTTGAAGGCAAAGAGCATCCGATTTTCACCACGGCGGGCTACTCTCCGCTGGAGTTCTACTCTAACCGCTCGCAGCAAGGACCCGTGTCAGATATCTACAGCCTGGCGGCCACGCTGTATTATTGCCGAAAAGGATCACCTCCACCGGATGTGCCGGGCAGATTGTTTGCAGATCAGGCTGACCGGATTCAGATCGAAAATGCAGGTCTTTCCCTGCTGCCGTATGTGATTCGGCGTGGTCTGGAGGTACAGGCTAACAAGCGTTGCCGCTCGCTCAGATGGTTTAAAGCCGCACTGCGTGCGGAATATTGGATAAAAAAGGGAAGCGCCCAACTCTTACGGTTCGTTAATCGTAAGAGACGGCGCTTCCCTTTTTTGTTTCCGAAGTACGTTATCCTGTTGGGGCTTGAATATGATCGGTGTACACGGAGGTATTGGGCTTGA